CGTAttttaaacgagaaagaatatCGTGAAGGTTCAcacttttatagaaaatagtctaatatttatcgatattctattaaacaacttaatagaaaatatttttaaagtaaaacacttataatttcgaacgattagtaaattatacagagaaattgtaaaataaatgtttcatgtATTTCAGgcttatttgtttctttttgaaGTTTATATGTTTCACAAATTGCGAAAATGAAGCGTTAGAAagaatcgaaaaattaataaaaatatttgtgacGCAATGAAAATGGTTCATCAAGTTTTGCAATTGAACATGCAGGACAATTTCGTGGAAACACATTATATAATAAGCGAGTTCAAACAGGGAGGAACGTCGCAAGTTTCCACGTCAACGCTATTACCATGCTTTCGTATTGCTACAAGCAAAGACAGCTGAACGTTCGCTTCGGGTAATGAGGTTGCGTTAAATTCGCATTCTCTTCAGTTCATCGTCCCTCTTCTCAACAAAGACGATCATATTCCGGAAagtctttttttcattcttgaTCTACTCATAACAGCTTTTCATGTAGATTAACTACAtcttaattatacatttataagaaaagaaattgattgaattgattgaaaaaaaattgatctctttgaagataaaacgatatacatacgtaaGTATACTTTAACAAGATTTCTTCATTGCTAAAGATTTAAACCTTCAGATTCACTCCGCTACACCATGAAAAGCAAACTAATAAAAACCTGAAAATAGGGTGGCTTTATCTTTCGAacaatgttatataaataagagaaacaaTTTTAGAACATTTCAGTCGCAGAAATATCAAGTAAgtaagaaaattctattcttttacgatagaaaagaacaaatacaaaataattactcTCATGGGTAACTAGCTTCTTTCTTAAGAGGAAGCAAGTTTATAAAAACTGGTTTTATAAACAGTTTTGGAGGGTGGGAAATCTCTTCAATACACTGCTTCTAAAGCATCTTTGctcttgaattttttattctgtgGGCGAGCGTTAACAAAAGGTAATCGTAAgcgagaataattattttgatcgATAAAGTCGTTCTTCTTTTACATTCTACACGTTCTTTTGTTATCtttctcgtctttcttttttggaaaaaacgttctaatgtaattttattctatcgaaTTCTTAACCTGAATTTCATTCACGTAAATCCTTTAAACCAACCCTTTGTAGTTTATTGGCGCCATTACAGCGACATTGATAATGTGAagattgtttcttttattcttttcgcCAATAAAGATAGAATATGGAAGAAGGCtactgaataaataaattcacagACATTTATGgtcatttttcttaaatatgtTTACAACACTATGACTCTTATTTACTTCGAAGAAGTAATCTTTTACGGCTTTAGAATCAATTCAACCATTCATGTCAAATTcttcataattaataaactactTTCCCAAGAACTgctcaaaatttttaatcctgTTAGCTGAACAGTATGCTTTATATATGAAATCTGAAAGGGATCGAACGGTACAAGAATGTCATGTCCAGTTCGAAGTAGAATCTCAGATGGCTAATATATCCTTTGACATTTCATCCGACCACCAAAGATAGCAACGTAAACGGAATTTCCATGCATCAAACCAAACTTCATTCTCACTGAAACGCTCTCTCTACCTCATGACACGTATCCTAACAGTTCAGATTTCCCGTGACAAACATGCAACAACGTTAAAGATCTTCGTACAAAGGGTTAAACTGCGTTTAGGGTTAAGCCAGGCGAGCATCGTTCAGAAATCTCGAGGCCATAGATCCGATTCAACGATGATTAATCGTATTCGATGCGCAGGCCGCAATGTTTGCGCAGCCGAGTGATCGGATATCTTCGGTTTGTCGCGGGCCACCGGCGAAATTGACCGTGTAATCATCCGATATCGACGCTTTGTCGAGCTTGCTGACCGTGTGCCACGGATATTTATATACCTACGATCCGCGAGCACCGTTCATCTCGAGCGTATTTTATGCCTGTTCCCGCGCACAAAGGCCGCTCGATAACCGTTTTCCAACGACGATCACTCCGTTCTTCCCATTCGATGGCCATGCACTCTGGGCTAAGCTTTTTGTCCTCGCGAAGGAATCTTTCCGTGGTTTTACGCCGATCGGATCGATACTCCGCAGGATACGCGAGGAAACGAGTTCTTCCATTTATGGATTCGAGAGAAAGTGCGAGttaaaacggaaaataaaGGGTGTTCGAAGTTTTTAAGGGATGAAAAAGAGATTGACGCTGCTGTAGTATCGTGCAGTCTTTTGTGATGTTGATGGATATGTGTTCGTGTGTTCAGGAAAGGTTCTGATAGCGGTGTGATGTTTCAACTGTTACGAGAGAgtgtattgaaatttcaatgcaGATATTGAAGGACTTTTTAGATGTGGTAAAGATAGAATGATGGTACATATAGGTATATGtactctcctttctttctgaAGGTTTCAAAGGTGATGAAGATGTTCCTAACATGTTGGAGAGATCCTGTCggcaatattatattttaagagTTTTGAGAAAGATGCAATGGAATTTCAACAAGGATgcaaaaatttcgtttgagCATGATAAAGATCGAATGATGATctatatatcttcttttttctccgaAGATTTTACAGTTATAATGTTTATCGAAAAAAAGCAAAGGTCAATTTTCTATATGTCacttatgaataattataacgattttatttatgataaactTTGTCAAAGAATTCTATCGCTATAAAATCCTAAAACATAACCCATTTTAGGATCCTTATATAGATTAGTGCAAATAACAATCGATATAATTGCATTAACATTCTACTGCATTGAATTCTCCAAATCTTTTCGTATATTCTCATGCGTGAATAAATACAAGCGTCGTCTAACAAAATcagcttttaaatttttaccgaAGCATAcgtaacgaagaaaatatccaGAGAATTTCGGTTTACATTCCTTTTTCAAGTTTTATACAGTTACGTATTACGTAATTACAATTCGAATATTGCTATTCGTCCCTCAATATCATCTACTCCTTtcgtaaacattttataaacttcCAAGATCGCGTTCTGTTACAATATATAACTtcgttgatatattttttcttcttttactttcaaGGAGTAAATCGTGGGGAAATTGCTTTAACACGATTACTTGGTTAGAATTAACGATTTCTTTAAACCCTACGCGGCTGAGTGTTGCTAGATTGACCAGAAGCCCTATGATCCAAGTAACGCGGTACTCTAACTACCAAGGCGCTTAAAACCACCCAAGTGTCCCATTAACGACGTTTGTTTTGGCTCGACTGAATCCTGACCATTACCTGTGGTTTATTACGCTATTAGTCGTAACAACAGAAATACGTGATCTTTGATATGTAACCAGTAAAATATGACTCTTGTTACACGGTATCATAAATTCTCGAAGCTGTTTTCGAAAGGTGTATGCTAATCTCGCCGTGTTCGAAACTAACCCTCTGAGATgcatttttcaagaaaattatagGAGTGTTACATTCAATGGAGATTTGTAACGATTCTGGGgtttgaaatttggaaattattgtTAGTCGAtacgagtattttattttgctagCGATAGAAATTCTGTGTAAACGTTTCTTTAAGTAAAAAtgtctttaatattttcaaatttgtatgtAGTAGAGATTGGAGAATGaagtatctttaaatttctatatacacaCGTGTCAGATTTTTGACTAGCGATTGATTCAGTAGTAGCATTTTAACAGTTTTTACACTTTAACAGCATTATACAGAAATTATGTTTCCTTCTATATTGCAagtattaatttcgaatatgATTCAATTAACTAATAAACTTTTGGAGTTTGTCTGTTGTTTGTTCGTTcagattttccaattttccaaataGCTTCCGCCAACGGAAAGTGGTGATACCATAGATTTATATACATAGAGTCTCGATAAATTGGGTAGAGAAAAGAACCAGTCAGTCAGATTGCTGAAATGGGATTCGGACCCCAATTTTTCGTTTGGCAAGCTACTCGAAGCGATTGACCTATTTGACCTATCGATAAATTCTTTCTCCCTAAATCGAACATTCGAAATGTTTACTTCCTGTCGGATTAATCTTTAGGGATTAATCATGATATAACAAACATCCAATATTACGTCCCCTTATACACAATGCTTCCACATTTAATAAAGTTCGATATTGCATATCGACAATAGTATTTTCTCAGAGTTCAGGAACACTTGGTCctgaaagaattaaatatcagaGCATTTTCGTACCTGTTTAATACTGCGACTACTTTCGTTAGAACTACGAAACCCGAATTAACACACACTTTTAACAAATCCAGTTCCAACATCACCGAAATTCTAAAACATTCTCTCAGAAGTACACTCAATAACTGAACTTACACCGAACAAGCCGAAACATTCTCAACGCCACAAACAACTCCACGCCCATAAAATCTCGAGATATCTAGCTTAGTTCAAGCATGGAATTTCTAACCTACTTCCCACTTCTCCTCGACCAATTGCTACTAACAGTTTTTCTCTCTACAACATTGTAAGGCACGTGACAACGAAAATGGAAAACGCAGAAACAAATGACCTTTTAGATCTTACAGATCTTCACGCTTACCCATGAGTGTAGTATGTGTTGGGTATCTCATCCAGGCTTTCTCTGCTGATGTCGTCGGCCATGGCGACTTTCAGCTGATGCCCGAAGCTTGCTAGGTCTTCCCTGAAAGCCTCGCTACCGGGCGTAAGGGCGCCGCTCGTCAGTGGTAAAGGTGTCGCGTTACTTCCTTCACCCTCTCCGCCGTCCTCGCCCTCCTCGCCGCCCACGAGGACCACCTCCTCTTCGTTGTAGATCTTGAAGTAGGCGATGGTGAGGTATATCACCGAGATTATGAAAGACGGTATCGGAATCGCCATCGCGTACACCAGATTCATGTAAACCTGCGGGGAACACGTCACGCGAGCAACCTCACTGGATGGTTCAACGTCCATTTCCGCGGTATATCAAAGAATACCTCGTACGCACTGAATTGGTTAGGGGAGTTTTGTGGAAAGGATTTATGCGAAGAATTTATCGAATGGAATGTCTCAATTTGtcggaataaatataaaatatcacggAACAAGTATACTTTAAATTATgacaaatgtttattaaatttcctgGGAGATATAGAAAAGTGTGAGCCGAGCAACTATAACGTAAAGAAATAATCTGAAActcaaagaagaagaataactATGGAATAGTAATTTCCTACTTAGTAatcaataaaagaaagatcTAAAACATCCAAAGGTAGAATTTCCTCCAAAATCTCGATCTTACTATCGATACATAGACACGTGTCCATAAAATGTCCTCTAAAACCtgtattaaaagaaaacagcCAATAAAATACTATATCACCAACAACACATTTTATCTCCGATACCAAAATTCGCGTCTTCACATTTTCATCCAATGAATTTCCTCGGTGGCGTCAAACGATCCAATGTCTGAACGCATCTCGAGGGCGCCGTTAATTTACGAAATTGACACACGTAGCGTGGTAGGAGTGGCAAGCTTTTCCACCGGTAAATCCACGATGTTATCGTCGCTTTATAATGGTCAGGGCGTTTGTTCTATCTCTCTCGGTCTCCCTTCTTGCCCATTTTCATCCTTTCTCGCTCATGCGGATTCAATTCTACCGCAACTGAAGAGCGGACGAgcgagaaattttcttttcttccggACAGCGCGGCATGAGTTTCATCGAGTACGATGGTTTCCGTCTTTGTCGTCGGGCTGGGTATTCAGCCCGCTTGAAATGCATTGTTCGTCACCGTACAGGCGGCTACGTTTCCGTAAACGTAACGGAATTCTACTGTGCCTCGCGCCGGAATATCGTTTTGCACGGCGAGATACCGTTGGATCGCTCTTTCCAACTCGCGACGcctgtttctttttaaatccTCTTTCGGCATTTTCCATCGACGCGCCACCAGTAATTTACGCGAATTAAGTAAAGTATGCGGAATATTTCCAGGTTTATGGAAACTTCTATTTGagataaaagtgaaaaataataatttagaataatgTATCGTTTTGACTTTATTATTGACtacttcattatttttatttcattttatttcaattatttataataacattcTGTGTTGAGatcaaataaatcattttcaaacaGTTTTCTGTTTTGACTAATTTTTTCAtgcaattatttcaaagtaactTGTAGCCGAATAAAACGatgtattatttgaataatcatgggtaaaacattttattcagGTACTAATATCGAAGCCCAATTTCCTTCAGGCGGATCGATGACTATTgcgatttaatatataaaataataaattaaatgaatttgtttTGTTCCTTCTATAAGCCGTTTGTGAATAACTGTATTCATTCTCGTATTATCCTCTTATACTGCAAACTCAGCAATTTACTGTGTTTCGTAAGAAtgctttatttttacattctacttttcaaatattccaaaaatcCAATTAGATACTCACGAACTGTTCACTAAAAATATCTCATAATCAACGGATCGTTGAGACAAGCCATTTTACGCTCTCTCGCAGATAAATTGCCACCGCGGATTCCATTATGCAATTACATTCTCGACGCTCCTTTTTGTTCGCCCAGgtagtttttaattttgtctttCCTGATAGCAAGTCAAGAGGGAAATTTGAACGCGCACAATCGCCTTTCTTCTTCGTAACTCTTTCTCCCCATTGATGTAGCCAATGCAATCGGCATCAATTACTCTAGCTCGCGGCTCCGTGTCTTTGTGTCCCAATTAAAACAGATACCGATCTCCGTTAATAATGAGCGTTGTTACGTATTTAACCATTTACTGGGGAGACGTTGTTCGCTGCATAATGCACTATGCCCTCAATAAGCACCTGCAGTATCGATTCACGGTCCGACGTTCCTGTCTACGGTAAACTCGCACGAAAGTCACACACATAAAGACTACTGTCGCGTGACTTGTACGTACAAGCACCGGGTGTAAATCGGCGACGTCTAGAACGCGGTAACCGGGTTACACCTCGAAGCAAATGACATCTCAAATGTCACTGCGACGAGATACGATTCTTATCCCTTTCGATTATCGTAATGTTGATTCAGTTCGTAAAGACCAATTCCTCTATTTGCAATCCTGTCTGGAACGAGCACCAACAGTTCACGTTTCGACGATCAACATGATACTGTCGAATGATTCATATGGTAAATAATATCGTGAAGCTGATTTTTCAATACCATTTGTTCTTCTGCTCAGTCTTACATCGTGATGAAATGGATATTGAATTCACTTTTCAATGATTAGCGTGGCATTTGATGTCGAATCCTTGACATAGTAAACAGTATTatcacatttttcgttttggGAAATTGATtcgattcttttgtttttattatttataatgaattttttaaatataattttcgatcTTTTTGTAGGTTTGTAGATTGTACTTGACGTACTTGACTCTGCTTTTGTAGGATGCTCAGTAATTAAAagacagaaatatttaattttttgttagttataagaaatatccttgaatattcttcatatagatacaagtaaatatattacaggTTAGAAGGATATCAGGTAACATGATCAAGATGAACGGTAAAATGTCTGATCGTGAGCGACAGAATCTACTTGCTACACTTCTCACTTCATTTTAACGACGccaacatattttataattaatttaatttatatcaaagtTTTGTTACTCACtccaatatttcaatatgacTTACGATTTGTAGTTTAAAGTTGTAGTTAGCATTTCTCTTGCTATCTCAATATCGTTATATTCATGTTCTCCATAATATccatatcatatataaatatccttTCTCCTGCATATCTAAATAAGATCAAGATTCAGGAAGAATTATTACTATCTATACCAATTAGACAGATGCACATAAATGTGAATCGATAATAatatccatttcttttttacatagAACAACAAACttatacgatagaaaatttcttgAGGTGTAGCACATAACAAACGTAGAATACAAAATGAACTGAATTATATGCATAGAAACCTGATACGTTGCATACGTAAGTGCAACAACGTTCCGCCCAGATCAGTGTTTTGCATAGTACGAGACAAATTTGAAGTAGACACGTACATGCAGTCTATAATATAAGATCGTACATATAATATCTCTCTGCGggaattaattctttttatgaaacattttacataGGTAAAAGATACATGTAAAGAACTAATTTTCGCAGGTATCGAATCCACAATCTTATGTCGTAGGCTGTATATAGGATATGGCAACACGTATGATACAACCAGACAGAAGGTTATTTCACATGCAAAATTAAGTCGAAGATCTAGGATAATTTTTCACTTAAAACTTTACTTTCAAAAGGAAAGTCGAGTACTTGTCgagtatatataaattcgaCTAATTTTCGATTGGAGACAGGTGCACAATCGATAATAGGTTACTATACtcgcgaaaataaaataacaaatgaagaataaaatcataGCATTGACAAAAAGGTATCAACTGCGCCTGTACCAGATAAATTATTagctaaatatatttaaattaaaacttctgaaaattttattccacatttttaatttatttacacgtACCTACTTGTATCATTTCaggaattattcaaatttaaacgTATCTCATACTTGATAAATCTTCCAACTCAATTTTCCCACAAACCTGAATACCCAAATGAAAAAGTTGTATTTCagattttcgatttatttttgtatacacATAGAATAATCTTCAATCTAGTTGTACCATATTGCCACGTCCTGTATACACAcatagaataatagaaaatcaTAGAAAGACCTGCCACATGTCGAGTTCGCTGATGACTATCCCGGGATCCACTTTCGAGTAGTAACAGCTAAAGTTCTGCCCTATGTTGGCGTACTGCCGGTAGAAAATACTGCAATTCAGCATTGGAGGGTATCCACAGCCTTTTACGTTGGGGAACAGCTTGGCCCCGGTGAAGTACCACTCGGAGTCGTTGCCCATGAGCCCTGCGAACTTCGCCTCGTTATCATCCTAGTCATCTCGACCGACCGTCGACAGACATTTCCATCAATGAGAGGGTGAAAGTGGACATTGTTAGTAGAAAGTGTTTCTCTAGCGACAATATGGTCACTGACGTTCGAGAATTCGAGAGTTTGCAGGTTCAAACGATAATGAATTTTGCTATTTCGTTAGTGGAACGTGTTGCACGGTGGTTGTTAGGTTTTCATGGTTACAGTATATGACCCTTTATTTTCTGCGGTCTTTTTGATCATTTCTGACATTTAGGAAGTAGGTCGAATTTCTATTGTCGTGCgaaattgttgttttattactcttaagtatatttttgtaattcggttttgtattttatacgtatgtatatacgtattttgaaatacatcTGTTCGATGATTTggtgtattaaaaatatatatctacgtTAATCCAGATACATAGAAGTTAAATTTTGATCATCTTTATGAAGATGTATTGCCATATAAAGATTACCATATACAATCTTAAAAACCATATCGGCATTTAGAGCGATATAAAATTGCCttctaatatacataaaatagattttcaacaatttctttctaaacaAATACTGCATACTGCATTAAGATGTTCTCATATAGCAGTCCCTTATGTCGACAGGTTGAAATAAACTGAGGAAAATGATAG
The nucleotide sequence above comes from Bombus pyrosoma isolate SC7728 linkage group LG1, ASM1482585v1, whole genome shotgun sequence. Encoded proteins:
- the LOC122567026 gene encoding protein tipE isoform X3, yielding MGNDSEWYFTGAKLFPNVKGCGYPPMLNCSIFYRQYANIGQNFSCYYSKVDPGIVISELDMWQVYMNLVYAMAIPIPSFIISVIYLTIAYFKIYNEEEVVLVGGEEGEDGGEGEGSNATPLPLTSGALTPGSEAFREDLASFGHQLKVAMADDISRESLDEIPNTYYTHGNLSKTMTTSISTPPGPTAAV